The segment CCGTTCGCAGCCATGTTCAAGAAGCGGTCGACACGCACGAAGCAGGGCGACGAGAATCACAACACCAAGCAGGGGCCGCTGCCGGCGCCGCCGACGACGCCCGCGCCCCCTGCCCCCGTGCAGCGGCCCCAACTCGTCTTCCACTGCCAGCAGGCGCAGGGCTCGCCCACAGGACTCATCTCGGGCTTCGGCAACGTCAAAGAGCTCTACGCCAAAATCGCAGAATGCTACGACTTTCCTTCAGACGATGTGagcactttaatttaatttaatatttaactaaaGAGAACAGAGTATTCAATTGGTGTGGGAAAACGCGCAAAACCCGTACGGAATAGAGGtacttaaataattgttttatcaaACTTGCTTATCTTTTACTAAGTAGGCAACAATAATGAGTCTTTTCTCGCGGCAAAGATAATACGAAGTCCAAAATCGCTATCTCTTAGTTTGCGTGCGAGTTTTCGTGGAATTTTAACCAGACGGTTTATTTCAACATTAATAGGAATTCCGTATTTTCGTGGCATTTATGAAGAGCCCATCATATAATCTCGTCAATTCGggaatgattaattattaaagcTAATTAGctcaaaaagataaaaaaatgtcacgcgtttttatctaaaaatgcGAAGGCCCGCGCGCATaagcttttgatttatttattggatgTGCGTACGCCGCCCAAAACGCGCGCAGGTAGCGATTTGCGTTAAAAGAGTATGCATGTCGTTTGTCTTTATTATCTTATCGCGACGTTTGGGCATCATCAACGCATATTCGTGATAAAAGCAGCTTATATCAAACCAATAACACTTCTTCTCTAGCCCTTTCACAATCACAATTTTGAGGCCCTTTTGATGGTCGCCTAATAGTCATTAATTGAGTGGTTTATGTCTGTAACACACGCTGCGAACTATAAAATGCTAAGAGCTGCTGTTATCTACGATGAAAGTGGTGCGCTTCAGAGCATAATTTGCCTTTTCTAcagatttttcttattttaattgcgaaaCGTGAaggtttaaataattcaatcatACGCGGGATTTTTGAGTTTCGAAACTGTGCTCTAAAAGTTGTCCCATTACATGTGTGAACCTGgcgttattttttgttttcgtgaAATTATActtcaaaactcgaaaaacaCGATTTCTTCGACTATGACGTGTTTAGCCACTATAATTCTCGGGTTCTAATGATCAGAAATcgcaaaaactaaccaccattaaactcgtctcgacctcccctgaccagctgaatgGTTTAGGGGGCGACTACCCCTTTTAAATCCATCTCCTCcgatttaaaaagcaaaaatgtactaataaatatagaaattttgGGGGTGGAGAGTGGGCAGATCACCCCCTCAACGCTTCAGCTGGTCAAGGGAGGTTGATACAAGTCTAAAGGTGCgggtacatttttaaattcggatgatttgaacccgagatttggagtttgcaaTGCTagcaaaacacgaaaaagttgaaaatttcgattttttgagTGGATTTTCTCCAAATCTAGAGGGAACACcgctctgaaattttcacccaATCTCAAAAATGTCATGGGACAACTTTaaagcacattttaaaatacctaaatgctgaaatcatttcaattttttaaattaaaatacaaaattagtaTTAGTGACCTTTGACATTGACCTaggacataaaattttgcgtCTGTTTGATCGGGCTCGgtgagaggaatccaaagcaaaccttatttttgaaattgcacaaCGTGAAGGTGAGATACTGAGGTCTCAATGTTTTCCAAAAATGTCCCgtaaaatccataaaaatggatattttgtCGAAAGACTGGTTTCTGGACCTCatgtgccaattttctcccttcgacccgtgacatttcgtcttttattctccagtatgaaattttctccgacacggtttaaaatttaaatttcgtgcAGCGCGTAATCATGTGCTTTGATCGATCCGCAGGTGCGGTCGATCTAATTATGAAAAAGTGAAGCGTTCGCGGCCCCcacttgctgctgctggacttCCGCCGAGAGGAATCACGGCCGCTTGTTTCGCACAGGGGCCAGTTCAGTGCACCACTTGTTCAATCTCTGCGGCGTCGAATCGAAACGCGTGCTACCCGACTTAAATACGCGCAACCTGCAGCCTGCTTTATAGCACACTATTTGAATGTCTGCGCGGCGCGAGAGGAGCTTATCGCTGCAGATTCTCACTTTTCAGAATGTGGAAATCGGTCAGTTGCGCGAAACGCGCGAAgccgagataaaaataattgggaACGCGttgaattacaaattaattgtaaatgcCGAATGGAGCTTTGTCGCTTCCTGGTTTATTTGAGAAGGTGCAGCTGCATGTCGCAATGAtcgagtttaaatttataagacCTCTTATCGCGTACACACAAAAAGCTTCCTTTCGTTTTCGCCTGAGCGGCTGTGAAAGCGTACAGAATTCTCCGTCTTCGCGGGAACTCTTATTTGATTGAACTGTGTCAAGGCTGTGCTCAAGTTCCTCGGCGGACGCACTGTGCGTAAAAAGTCAAACAAACCCTCGTGCCGAACAATTATATAGAGAGGCGGCGAAAATGCGAAAATGAAAACAGCACACGCTACACACGCAGACGCTGCCGTCGAGCAGCGGTTTCTATAGTTTGCCAGCAAGGACGTCGTCGCACTTTGATAAGCAGCCGCCAAATAATCTtgagtatgtgtgtgtgtgtgtcactCGATGAAAATACGGGCTCGCAATCGGCAACTGCTGCcacaaatttttggtttattaagAAACAGGCGTAGTTAAACATCACGGCGCAATCAAGTCGTTACTTTTGCgtatttgaaagattttttcgGTTTAAATTGAAGGCAAAATTCCAGAGAATAACTGCGggtaagataaaaaaaaatacgagtgCCCTAATTAAACTCTAAAAGCGATTATCTTAAATTATcatcattattattgctttCCGATTATACTGTGCACAAGTGACTGCAAAACTGAAgcatttttctgattaaatcAACAGATTGCCGCACCACGatccaattattttcatgcatCTCCCTCGTGTCCATtctggaagaaaaaaaatcgaaacaaGAACAAAATGACTCGGAGGTTTGCCAAATGTCGCGGAAGTCTAATTTCGGGTCCGTTCCACGCGTGACAAAGGAAAGCGCATCTCATGCAACCAATTCTGCTCGGTATGCTGCCTCGCGAGTCAGGTGGTCTACCGTTATAGCCGGCGCAAATTGCGTATGATGCACTTGAAACCCGAGTGAGATCACCGCGGAATGTGTTGTTTGACCCttctgcattttttacaaactaCTCTTCCCTGTTTCGTTTGAAATCAGGTGCCTCTGAAGCAAGTTGACTGCAGGAAACGGAAAGTTAGTGGACCATTAAATTGAGACGTGCGTCTTTCACGTCGAGAAAAAAATAGCGTGTCGTAATTCTTCTTCTGCATCAGTGATCAGAATAAAATCCTTGTTTGCATTCAACAAGATTCTTGTTtgcagtaatttaaatttaagtgttgAATTAGGCTTGGCAGTTGAATCTCGACTAAACGTGCCGAAAATCGGTGTAAACGTCACTGTGTGAACAAGACACAGGCCTTTGTAAAATCGAGAAAGTAGCAACGCACAGAGACAAATAACAAACAAGCCAGTAGCTTATAGACTTCCCCTGGCTGCCGTCTTGAtcttacaataataattaggCATTTAAGAGCCAAtctcttctctgattggtcgctggcGTTCTTGTTCACACAAAAAAGTGCCAAAGTAACGATTTATACGTTTCCACCGATTTTCGGCACGGCATGTCAAATTTTCGCCTGCCCAATCTAATTCAACcaagtcaaaaatttaaattaaattgattttgaaaaaattcgctGATTTTAAATACGAGCCACGTTTTTCATATCTCTTctggatttaatattttattcaggaatttaatttctgtacTGACACACAATTTGCTGCACGAAAAGATGATGCAGCATTGAGGAAGTtgctgtaaattaaattgtgtctgCAGCGCATTCGCTCAAACTACTACACCTGTTCATTATGATGCAGCTTTTATCCCGttactgattttattttgtgtttcttCCAGATACTCTTCTGCACGCTGAATACGCACAAAGTGGACATGAACAAATTGCTCGGCGGTCAAATCGGACTAGATGACTTCATATTTGTCCACAGAAAAGGCACGgggcatattattttatatttaattattttaatttgcgtaATTTCAGGCCGGCCAAAAGAAGTGCAAATTACGAAAACCGAAGACGCGCTTGGCTTGACCATCACAGACAACGGCGCCGGCTACGCATTCATAAAACGCATCAAGGAGGGCAGTCTTATTGACTCTATGAGTTACATCCAGGTGAGAAGACCCACAAACGTGCCCCAACTAAAGCAGATTAAAGAAATCCTCTTGACAATGtctctttaaattataaagcaTGTTCAAATCGTTTGTTCTCACTTTTTCACTTGCAAATACGGCACCGCTGACAGACGTTCGAGGTAGGAAGCCTTTTGATTCGTCGCAAagttataattattgctcCCCATGAGTGATGATTGCGTAATTTTCTAGGTGGGTGATCACATCGAACGGATCGATAACGAAACTCTGGTTGGGCGCAGGCATTTTGAGGTTGCAAAGATGCTCAAGGAAATTCCCAAGGGCACCACATTTACAATGCGACTGGTCGAGCCCCAAAAAGCTGGTTTTGgtaagaattgaaaattttaaacccgaaaaatttgaaaaaataaaagaggctTTCCCCCGAAAATCAGGGTGAGAACCGGAATATCTCtagttataatttttgagCCAAAAGAAGATAATTTAGACGGCTCACAATGTTTATtatcttgcaaaaataattttgagttaattacaaaatttttaatatttaaaaaacgcgcccaatttaattttccaaaatttgggataaaatgtagccctgagtGCATTTAATATGTctggaaattttcagggtgGTGAGAgcattagtttttttatttaaaaagggtcaaaaaagtgtttttaagttcagatggatttaaaaaattcaaaactgcaCGATCAGTTGATATTTTCTCTTGTTATATGCTTAAGGTCACCCCTGAGGTCAGATAAGATCATTAGAAAAGGTAAGAAAtcaaaccctggcgtcagggaaGCCCTCAGGGAtcgatataattaaattaccttAAATGTAGCCAATTAAACAACGCCTGACGGCCTCTGTATTGATTCGATTTGCAAGATCTGCACACTATTTGAACACCCAAAGTTTGAAGCTTTCAGAAAATGTCCATTTTGGCCCTTAGGAAGCCATCAGGGCGctcagaaaatatatttttgggaaatcagggtgtttcctgagcaccctgatggcttccaaagggtcaaataacacatattctgaaaggtATCAACTTGAGTGTTCACATGGTGTTCAGATCTTCCAAATTGAATCAATACAGATCCCGTCAGGCGTCGATAAAGTGGCTACACTTggaaattgaatgattttgattgCTCAAGGAGTcaagggctaccctgacgcaaGGGTTCAATTTCTGACCTGTTCTGATGGTCATATCCGAGGGTAAAAATCAACCgatcgtgcaatttttatattcttaaaaTCCACTAGAACTCAATAAAATACCcttttttcaacctttgatcctttttctcaaaaactacAGGTGTCAAcatcctgaaaatttctaggcGTGGTATATATACGCTTGGGAAACAATTCAACCCAtacttagaaaaaattaaacagatccattttgagataattattttaaaattttatcaagtcttaaatttaaaaaggtaaaaaaaaaattaactacattaattaattgttggccATCGTGCAGagattatcaatttttggtAGCTCCAAGAGGCTGATTTTCCCAGATTTCGCCCCAATATTTTCCGTCAACCctgaagtttaaattaatttgctaaaaaaattcttcagtTTTGAATTAGCTCTCAccagaaaatttcttaaaataattttgctcccGCAGCCAACATCGGTCCACGCGGTGACCCAAGGAAAGGGAAGAAGCAAGGTTTCGGCTCTGGGAAAGAAACACTGCGCTTCAAAGCAAACGGCACAGCAGAAGTGGTCGAGGCGGACGACCAAGAGCAAATCGGCATCGACAACATCAACAAGCTGCTGGAATCGTTCATGGGCATCAACGACTCCGAGCTGGCCTCGCAAATCTGGCAGCGGGCCAAGGGCACGCAAAACAGCATGGACTTTGCAGAAGCCATCGACGGCTCCGATCTCGAGGAATTCGGATTCACGGACGACTTTATCATTGAACTCTGGGGTGCAATCACAGACGCCAGATCCGGCAGGCTCAAGTgaccattttaaaaaaccacCGTCTTTCTTGTGCtctttgtaaattaaaacagttcCTTCTTCTTATTAcgtcagttaatttttattttttaaattgctagcTGAGAGATAgagtataatatattataaaagaaAAGCGGAAAACGCGAGGGATAGAATTGTAAGTTCACTTATCAAATAATACAAATGATTCGTCTGACAATGTCAGACGTGATTACATAATGGCACAACGATTTTTCTTACTTCCTTTCGttggctcacaatcagcggcCGCCTGACTGTCGTAGTCGGCAACTATGTTTGGCAAATCATCCTTTTTGATGTCCAAATACTGAAGGactgcaaacaaattaatttgacgtTGATTAGCCAGTTTTACTAAAAAGGTAGACTCTACTTGACAATTTGACCGATTGTCCGAAACGGGAAACGgtttgagataattttttttaaaaaatttctggaGCTTATAGGTTTTTAGGCTacatttttgtcttttaaaaattatatagttCATTTTCATAACTTTATTTTCACggaaatgcaagaaaatttaGGTCTGAGTGCGGTAAATAGGAAATTTCATCAGTTTTCAGAATATGTATGGTATTTTGCTCTACGATTAACTATTAACACCCACAAAGCTCGGTACTAAACCTCTTGCAAAATTTCTAATTGGGTAAAAAACGACGCACCAATCCATTAGTCTCAttcaattttagcaaaaatcattttggaaatttctggCAGGGGTTTTAAAGTGAAATACTTACAGAGGGAGGTTGTTTGTTTAGGAGACTTAGgcttttcctcctcctccaatTCAGAGTTGTCAAGCTTGGCTTTCTTTGGCAATGGAGCTTCTTCCAACACATTGTCAGGCACATTTTCCTTGGCTTCAAACTGGTCATATTCAACCTGCTCGACATTTTCCACCTTCTCGGGCTGTGCTGGTTCTTCTATATTGATTTCCACAGGCTCGAGTGTCACTTCCGGACGAGGCGTTTTGGCTGCTCTTGCCAAACTTTGCCTGCGCGGTGCTGCTTTCATTTCCCTCAAGGCGCTTGGGTCGACACTCTTCCTTCGCCCTATTGGAAtgaattatacaaattaatttgtgtttgaataaaataaaatctagtaCTAACCTGCATTCATCTTATTTCTCTCAATGAAATCTGTTGCACTGCGGACAGGCGGTGCCACACTCCTCCTGCGGGCCGGCTCAGGCCTCAGGGACTCCCTCTTAGGCTTTTCAATCGACTTTGTCTGTTTCTCAGGTGCCACACTCTTTCTGCGGGCTGGCTCAGGCCTCAGAGATTCCCTCTTAGGCTTTTCAATCAACTTTTCGACTGGCTTGGTCAGTTTCTCAGGTGCTAGACTCCTCCTATTGGCCGGCTGAGGCCTCAGGGACTCCCTCTTAGGCTTTTCAGACACCATTGTCTGTTTCTCAGTTGCTTTTGCTACCGACAGCTTCAAGGCTGGCTTAGCCGTCAGTCTGGACAGATTGTTTTGGGGCCTGAGAGCACTTCGAGTTACAGGACCCTGACGCCTTCGTGGAGTCAGGTCAACGTTGTGGAAAGGGTATGGCGGCACAGGGGGCAATCCATGGTAGCCTTGCTGTTGTTGCTGGTGTCTcggggaaaatatttgatatggCGAACCAACCATCTGTCCCTGACGAACTGGCATCctcctgaaatttcaaatttcagtgaAATAACGTTACATACTGTCATAAAAGGCTGATTTTTACCTGCTGTATGGCGAAGGCACAGAATTTGAGTGATGAAAAGGAGACGGAATCTGCGTGATCCTGTCCATGGAGATTCTGTCCATTTTGACGAATGGCCTGGGTGCGTTTGcgtttgcataattatttccagCGGGCGCAGGGCGGCCGTGACGATTTCGACGTCGTGGGTCCATCTTTTGAGAAAGGTACAGTACACATAAATTAatctattgcaaattgtatgTTTGGCATCAAATTGAAAAGCGAAATACATAATGTAACAAACAAGGCGGCAATAAAACATAAAGAAATGCAAAAGAACATCCAAATAAGAGGAAAGTTTAATTACTTGGTCGAAAATTCGGCAAGGTTTGAGCCGAAGATTTCGATGAAATCCGTTTGGACGATAAGACAGCGATCAATCAGTCACCAACcgttttatttactaaaactAAACAAACCGGCTGACTTTCGCGCCACCACAGGGAAGGGAGTGGGGAGCTGGAGGCGCGGCCTAACGTTATCGTTCAATGGCGCGAATTCATTGGGATTACCGTAGATGCCGTAGATGGCGCAAAATCTTCTGTTTCTCTTCTTGGTGGAGGGTAAAAGTAAAACACGACTGGTGAATTTAGACGCCAATTTTTTAGTAACTCAGGTAACTCACTTGATCACTTGCAAAGAGATGGGACAATTCCAAGTTTGAAGGCCTGGAAAGGGGGACCTTCCTTAGTATTCGGTTTACAATAAATCCTCAAAAATGAAAGATGGACTGCTATATACATTTGATTTTGTCTATTTTACTGTTTTACAACGCCGGTGTCGATCAGGAGGCAGGGTACTATTATGGTGGCGCTAAGCGTTGActtgtttgaaaattgttgaggATGCTCCACAAACGcataacaaaagcaaaaacggTTCATAGGGGCACGAAGAAGCGAGCAGACTGGACACTGGACGCTCTGAAAGACAAACACACGtcgcattattttaatattgtttgttttgttctcAAAATCAGAAGAAAAGAATAATTGCGTTTCACTGCTCTTCCACCTGATGATATGATTTCGCAGGCAATTTTCCACCTTTAATAATAGTTTATATTTTGGCATGATGCCTTTTTATCGTTTCGTACGTTTCTTGATATATTTTCTTGTGTGAAATATCTCGaaggataataatttaaattggtatttattattattaatatttaattcatttatttgggGAGTCACCCAGCACAATTGAGCATAATACGTGCAAGGAAATTGCTCACACTGTGCACGCGTCGTCAGTTTCCTCGTTTGCGGTTGAAACCCTTCTTTATTGAAATAGTCACTTGCGCAATCTCAATGAAATGTTAATGAACTTATCAAGAAGATATGTATTTTCGCTCTCCGCAACCCACAGCAGGAACCAAAAACGGCAATCCGAAATATCATATGAATGACGTAAAGACACCAGACAAATATGGATAAATGCTGTTCCGGAAGTCTCGCCTCTTTGTCCGCAAAAGTGAAAAGtgtcatatattttatttgcctctCGTTAGTCAGACACGCggattttcctctttctcgtCGCTCGTCGCACTCGCACGTTTCGCGCTCGCTTTATTACCCACGAGACGATCGAGCGTGTGGCaccctatatttttttttctaatttgcttGGAAagattgtttcaatttattttttcattttagttaTTCTatgaaaccaaaaattaatataactCTAGCaggtgatattttaaattttaattaatttagtatttactgctataaaaaaattacattttcaagAATCTCAGATTTAAAATAGGGTTCCCTAGCTTTTTAGTTTTGCCAACTAACAATAAAGCAGGTGATCACTAGCGCTTTAAgaaaaacaatacaaaaaattgttataataattattctttgtgtgtgtttttccaGGTATGACCTTCATCAGGTTGGCCGTGTTTTTGAGCGTGCTGGCGGCAGCCTCCCCGCTCCGCTTTTCCTCTGCTGGTCAGGGTGCGTCGGGGTGCTCCGCCCTTTCAGTGTGCGTGCCCATCTCCAAGTGTCCGAGCGGCCTTAAGGCCTTGAGGCGCAGACAGGCGCTGCCCCCTCTCTGCGGATACAAAGGAAACTTGTTAAAGGTTTGCTGCCCTGAGCTTCGCGCGTCGGCAAAATCTCTTTCGGCATCAGGGCAGGTGACCACCACCACAGATCAAAATTCCGTCGGGAGGAGCTCGCCGCCAAAGGTTGGCGCCAGGTCGGCTGAGGCCTGTCAAAAATACTCGGAAATTGCGTTTCCCAAGATTAACTTGTTTGTCAAGAATGGAATCGAGGTATTTTGTGACTATAAATGCTGGTGgaaatgttataaaatttaaggaggaaaatttaccgtgaaaattaaaaatatcaatttttaaggcTGATGTTGGTGAGTTTCCGCACATGGCGCTGCTCGGCTTCAAGTACGACAAGGACCAGCAAAACTCAGGTCGCACCTTGACCAAGGGGGTGAACGCGTCGTGGTTGTGCTGCGGCACCCTGATCCACGAGCGGTTCGTGCTGACGGCGGCGCACTGCCTCGAGAAGGAATTTCCGATCGTGGTGCGCCTCGGAGATTTGGACTGGAACTCTGACGAAGACGGCGCACAGCCCAAGGAATTTTCCATTCTCAGGATCGAGTCGCACCCTGAATTCAACCGGATCAGCCTGGCGAATGACATCGCACTAATCGAACTCGGAACACAggtacaaaattataattggaaaataaataaaattaagcttcAGAGATATTTTAACTGCagttaataatgaaattaaaattgagggATTTCAATATTAGttggaatttatttgcatattttaaaaataaagttttttatatttttaagtactTTTTAAGTATCAAATTTTCCCCATTCTtgtgttatatttattttatatttacatatGAAAAGCCAACCAGAggtaaaaatccaattaaaattgaatcttcTCAAACCAACCaaggcaaatttttaatattgtagatttttcatttcagcttATTAATTCCACACGTtgtaccaaattaaaattgaataaattcacATCGATTGAGAAACAAGATagtttttgaaacaaattcaaacaatttttcaataattaattgattcaaaatttcaaaaattggaattttataaattttaggttggtcgaaatatgtatttaccatatttacaaaataatttataaaaaatgcacgaaTGTAAGatacatttttgcattattcCTCCTATTTTTCGTGGTAAATGGAAGCACAAAATTTGCTccaatttttgacaatttctaATCTTAGGCATCAACTCCActtctaatttttcattagttCCGTTCTAACAAATCTAGTCATTAGGAAGAACTCCGGAGATCACTTGGACTAATTGTAAATCTCACGTTTCCACGTTTTGAAATGAATGACGTCcctaatttgagaaaaataactaattttatacatgtaaatttaaaattaatttttcgaaaacctaattttaaaaattataatgcaatattattttatttaaaaatgttgaataaaataactaaacaTATGTTAACTTAACATgtaaaataagtttaattttaaaatatagtgCACATTCTTGcatagttgaatttttcatttaattgaaatatattttaatttttctgttaaatcaatttattactaaacataaattttatatttgtatttaaatataaaaaatatagtgcGCATCCTGGAATAGTCAATGatacatttaaattgattaattaatcttaaattaaCATGGTGATATTCCAGATATTCcgattataaaataaaaaaaattgttattaaattaaataatcctgaaaaatgcacttaattttaatttaaaaactaaaatatgaTTATACTGTTccttttatttgtcttttaacgaacacaacaataaaaaaccagGTTCCATTCAACTGGGTGATGCAGCCTGCGTGCCTGCCAGCGCCGGGGGAGAACCAGGACGCGTTGGGACAGGACCTGCTTGTGACCGGCTGGGGCGACACCGCTTATGACTCCCTGTCGGCCACGTCGATGTTGATGAAGGCCAGCCTGCGCGCCGTGGACTTCGAGGTGTGCAACGCCACCTACGCCGGCACCCAGACGGGTGGCTTGCTCGAGGATAAG is part of the Cloeon dipterum chromosome 1, ieCloDipt1.1, whole genome shotgun sequence genome and harbors:
- the LOC135947834 gene encoding uncharacterized protein LOC135947834, whose protein sequence is MDPRRRNRHGRPAPAGNNYANANAPRPFVKMDRISMDRITQIPSPFHHSNSVPSPYSRRMPVRQGQMVGSPYQIFSPRHQQQQQGYHGLPPVPPYPFHNVDLTPRRRQGPVTRSALRPQNNLSRLTAKPALKLSVAKATEKQTMVSEKPKRESLRPQPANRRSLAPEKLTKPVEKLIEKPKRESLRPEPARRKSVAPEKQTKSIEKPKRESLRPEPARRRSVAPPVRSATDFIERNKMNAGRRKSVDPSALREMKAAPRRQSLARAAKTPRPEVTLEPVEINIEEPAQPEKVENVEQVEYDQFEAKENVPDNVLEEAPLPKKAKLDNSELEEEEKPKSPKQTTSLFLQYLDIKKDDLPNIVADYDSQAAADCEPTKGSKKNRCAIM
- the kermit gene encoding PDZ domain-containing protein GIPC3 — its product is MFKKRSTRTKQGDENHNTKQGPLPAPPTTPAPPAPVQRPQLVFHCQQAQGSPTGLISGFGNVKELYAKIAECYDFPSDDILFCTLNTHKVDMNKLLGGQIGLDDFIFVHRKGRPKEVQITKTEDALGLTITDNGAGYAFIKRIKEGSLIDSMSYIQVGDHIERIDNETLVGRRHFEVAKMLKEIPKGTTFTMRLVEPQKAGFANIGPRGDPRKGKKQGFGSGKETLRFKANGTAEVVEADDQEQIGIDNINKLLESFMGINDSELASQIWQRAKGTQNSMDFAEAIDGSDLEEFGFTDDFIIELWGAITDARSGRLK
- the LOC135934746 gene encoding serine protease persephone-like translates to MTFIRLAVFLSVLAAASPLRFSSAGQGASGCSALSVCVPISKCPSGLKALRRRQALPPLCGYKGNLLKVCCPELRASAKSLSASGQVTTTTDQNSVGRSSPPKVGARSAEACQKYSEIAFPKINLFVKNGIEADVGEFPHMALLGFKYDKDQQNSGRTLTKGVNASWLCCGTLIHERFVLTAAHCLEKEFPIVVRLGDLDWNSDEDGAQPKEFSILRIESHPEFNRISLANDIALIELGTQVPFNWVMQPACLPAPGENQDALGQDLLVTGWGDTAYDSLSATSMLMKASLRAVDFEVCNATYAGTQTGGLLEDKQMCAVDPKRLADACRGDSGGPLQVRVKDSQLMKVVGVTSSGIGCGSSPGLYTRVSAYIEWIENIVWPSNARLCNREYYNLPAPGENQDALGQDLLVTGWGDTAYDSLSATSMLMKASLRAVDFELEDKQMCAVDPKRLADACRGDSGGPLQVRVKDSQLMKVVGVTSSGIGCGSSPGLYTRVSAYIEWIENIVWPSK